In Lascolabacillus massiliensis, a single genomic region encodes these proteins:
- the clpB gene encoding ATP-dependent chaperone ClpB has translation MNFNNFTIKAQEAVQKSIEIAQGNNQQMIEPAHILKGIMIVGENVTSFLFNKLTVNSQNLERVVDAEIQSFPRVSGGEPMLSRETNAVFQKAADFAGKMDDQFISIEHLLLGILDEKNSASKMMKDAGISVNQLQSAINDLRKGDKVTSQTAEDTYQALGKYAVNLIEKAREGKLDPVIGRDEEIRRVLQILSRRTKNNPILIGEPGTGKTAIAEGLAYRVVRGDVPENLKSKQIYSLDMGALIAGAKYKGEFEERLKSVVNEVTKSDGEIILFIDEIHTLVGAGKSEGAMDAANILKPALSRGELRAIGATTLNEYQKYFEKDKALERRFQTVMVNEPSETDSISILRGLKERYENHHKVRIKDEAIIASVQLSSRYITDRFLPDKAIDLMDEAAAKLRMEVDSVPEELDELMRKVKQLEIEREAIKRENDQPKVDLLTKQIEDLKAEEAEFSAKWKSEKELINKIQQAKIEIEDAKFEAEKAEREGDYGKVAELRYGKIKEKENDIEALQKELHVRQGGRAMIKEEVDAEDIADVVSRWTGIPVSKMLQSERDKLLHLEEELHKRVIGQDEAITAVADAVRRSRAGLSDPKRPIGSFIFLGTTGVGKTELAKALAEYLFDDENMMTRIDMSEYQEKFSATRLIGAPPGYVGYDEGGQLTEAIRRKPYSVVLFDEIEKAHPDVFNILLQVLDDGRLTDNKGRVVNFKNTIIIMTSNMGSDLIRENFEKINPVNRDEIIDKTRNLVMDMLKRTIRPEFLNRIDETIMFAPLKENEITQIVKLQLDKVRESLAESGIELKYSDEAVSSISESGYDPEFGARPVKRVIQRKVLNQLSKELLSGKIDKSKPITIEAIDDIIYFKNN, from the coding sequence ATGAATTTTAATAATTTTACAATAAAGGCGCAGGAAGCTGTACAGAAATCTATCGAAATTGCACAAGGTAATAATCAACAGATGATAGAACCTGCTCATATACTTAAAGGTATTATGATTGTTGGTGAAAATGTTACCAGCTTTCTATTTAATAAATTGACTGTAAACAGTCAGAATCTGGAGAGGGTAGTGGATGCTGAGATCCAATCATTTCCACGTGTTTCAGGAGGTGAGCCCATGCTGAGCAGGGAAACTAATGCTGTTTTTCAAAAAGCAGCTGATTTTGCCGGTAAAATGGATGATCAGTTTATCTCTATTGAGCATCTGCTACTAGGTATATTGGATGAGAAAAATAGTGCCTCTAAAATGATGAAAGATGCCGGTATATCAGTTAATCAGCTTCAGTCAGCAATAAACGATTTAAGGAAAGGTGATAAGGTAACAAGTCAGACTGCCGAGGATACTTACCAGGCTCTTGGTAAATATGCAGTAAACCTGATTGAAAAGGCTCGTGAGGGTAAGCTCGATCCAGTAATTGGTCGTGATGAAGAGATAAGACGTGTATTGCAGATATTAAGCAGGAGAACGAAGAATAATCCGATACTTATAGGTGAACCTGGTACAGGTAAGACTGCAATAGCAGAAGGACTTGCCTATAGAGTTGTTCGTGGTGATGTACCGGAGAATCTTAAAAGTAAACAGATATATTCATTGGATATGGGTGCATTGATTGCAGGTGCAAAATATAAGGGAGAGTTTGAAGAACGTCTTAAATCGGTTGTGAATGAGGTTACTAAGTCTGATGGAGAGATAATTCTTTTCATTGATGAGATACATACCTTGGTTGGTGCAGGAAAGAGTGAAGGGGCAATGGATGCTGCAAATATTCTTAAACCTGCTTTATCTCGTGGTGAGCTTAGAGCAATTGGAGCTACTACTCTTAATGAATACCAGAAATATTTTGAAAAAGATAAAGCTTTAGAGCGTCGTTTTCAAACTGTAATGGTTAACGAGCCTTCTGAAACCGATTCTATATCAATTCTGAGGGGATTGAAGGAGCGTTATGAGAATCATCATAAGGTGAGAATTAAAGATGAGGCAATAATTGCATCGGTGCAGTTGTCGAGTCGTTACATCACTGACCGTTTTTTACCTGATAAGGCTATCGACCTTATGGATGAGGCTGCTGCAAAATTACGCATGGAAGTGGATTCTGTTCCGGAGGAACTTGATGAGTTAATGAGGAAGGTGAAACAGCTGGAAATAGAGCGTGAGGCAATTAAACGAGAAAATGATCAGCCTAAGGTGGATTTGCTAACTAAACAAATAGAGGATCTTAAAGCAGAAGAAGCTGAATTTTCGGCTAAGTGGAAGTCAGAAAAAGAACTTATCAATAAGATACAACAAGCCAAGATTGAGATCGAAGATGCTAAGTTTGAGGCTGAAAAAGCCGAACGGGAAGGTGATTATGGAAAAGTTGCTGAACTGCGTTATGGTAAGATAAAGGAAAAAGAAAATGATATTGAAGCACTACAGAAAGAGCTGCATGTAAGACAGGGTGGTCGCGCTATGATAAAGGAAGAGGTTGATGCTGAAGATATTGCAGATGTGGTATCGAGGTGGACCGGTATTCCTGTTAGCAAGATGCTTCAAAGTGAACGCGATAAGTTATTGCATTTGGAGGAAGAGCTCCATAAGCGAGTAATTGGTCAGGATGAAGCAATAACAGCTGTAGCAGATGCTGTACGACGTAGTCGTGCCGGACTAAGTGATCCTAAGAGGCCAATTGGTTCGTTTATCTTTTTAGGAACTACTGGGGTAGGTAAAACTGAGCTTGCGAAAGCTCTTGCCGAGTATCTGTTTGATGATGAAAATATGATGACTCGAATTGATATGAGTGAATATCAGGAGAAGTTTAGCGCAACTCGTCTGATTGGTGCCCCTCCTGGATATGTGGGTTATGATGAAGGGGGGCAGCTGACTGAGGCTATTCGTCGTAAACCTTACTCTGTAGTGCTTTTTGATGAGATTGAAAAAGCACACCCTGATGTATTTAATATACTTCTTCAAGTGCTTGATGATGGTCGTTTAACCGACAACAAGGGCAGGGTGGTTAACTTTAAGAATACAATAATCATTATGACTTCAAATATGGGTTCTGATCTCATCAGAGAGAATTTTGAGAAGATAAACCCTGTTAACAGAGATGAGATTATTGATAAAACCAGAAATCTGGTGATGGATATGTTGAAAAGGACTATACGACCTGAATTTCTTAATCGTATAGATGAAACTATAATGTTTGCTCCTTTGAAGGAGAATGAAATTACTCAGATTGTAAAATTACAATTGGATAAGGTAAGGGAGTCGCTGGCTGAAAGCGGTATTGAGCTCAAATATAGTGATGAGGCTGTCAGTAGTATCTCTGAATCGGGCTATGATCCTGAGTTTGGAGCCAGACCGGTGAAAAGGGTAATTCAGCGAAAAGTACTGAATCAACTTTCAAAAGAGTTGTTGTCAGGTAAGATTGATAAATCAAAACCGATTACTATTGAAGCAATTGATGATATTATTTATTTCAAAAATAATTGA
- the trkA gene encoding Trk system potassium transporter TrkA, with translation MKILIAGAGAVGTHLARLLEQENHDITLIDGDKERLSLIRDNSEILTYLGNCTSLNDLAAAGVGSADLFIGVTPEESKNINSCMLASNMGAKKTLARIDNHEYLLPKNQEFFENLGIHSMIYPELVAAREIAMAIKTPWTRFWWELCNGTIVLIGAKIRNNAPLVNKYLYELDQHVKQFHIVAIKRGGTTIIPKGSDQILHNDILYFATLKKYVDILPELLGKKSFETKRLMFMGGSRITMRTIQQLPQNIDIKIIEQDRERAEFLAEKCPSNVTVFIEDGRNAEFLIREGISETDAFLALTANSEANILGCMMAKQYGVKKTVAEIENIDYISMAEQLDIGTVINKKLIAAGKIYELLLKADASNIKSLTFANANVGEVIAKPKSKVTRKKIKDLKLPPDITFGALIRDGEPILVEGNTQIEPNDRVVVFFLNRSIKSIENLFN, from the coding sequence ATGAAAATTTTAATTGCCGGAGCCGGTGCAGTGGGTACACACCTTGCCAGACTTCTAGAACAGGAGAATCACGACATAACGCTTATCGATGGGGACAAAGAGCGTTTATCTCTTATACGTGACAACTCTGAAATTCTTACATATTTGGGAAATTGTACATCCCTGAATGATTTGGCAGCAGCCGGTGTTGGCAGTGCAGACCTTTTTATTGGAGTTACACCAGAAGAGTCTAAAAACATTAACTCATGCATGCTCGCCTCAAATATGGGTGCTAAGAAGACTCTCGCCCGTATAGACAATCATGAATATTTATTACCTAAAAACCAGGAATTCTTTGAAAACCTGGGTATTCATTCAATGATCTATCCTGAGCTTGTAGCAGCAAGAGAAATTGCAATGGCAATAAAGACTCCATGGACACGTTTCTGGTGGGAACTATGCAATGGAACTATTGTTTTAATTGGTGCAAAAATCAGAAATAATGCTCCTCTGGTCAATAAGTATCTATATGAACTTGATCAGCATGTAAAACAATTTCACATAGTAGCTATAAAACGTGGAGGCACAACAATAATTCCTAAGGGTAGTGATCAAATTCTTCATAATGATATTCTTTATTTTGCCACATTAAAAAAATATGTAGATATTCTTCCTGAACTCCTTGGTAAAAAGTCTTTCGAGACAAAACGTCTTATGTTCATGGGTGGAAGCCGCATAACTATGCGCACAATTCAACAACTGCCTCAGAATATTGACATTAAGATTATTGAGCAGGATAGAGAAAGAGCCGAATTTTTAGCAGAAAAATGCCCTTCGAATGTTACAGTCTTTATAGAAGATGGTAGGAATGCCGAGTTTCTAATCAGAGAAGGTATAAGCGAAACCGATGCATTTCTGGCATTAACTGCAAATTCTGAAGCTAATATACTCGGTTGTATGATGGCAAAACAGTATGGAGTAAAGAAAACTGTTGCCGAGATTGAAAATATAGATTATATATCTATGGCAGAGCAGTTAGATATTGGTACAGTCATAAATAAAAAACTTATAGCAGCAGGTAAGATTTATGAATTGCTCCTAAAGGCTGATGCATCAAATATAAAGAGCCTCACATTTGCCAATGCCAATGTAGGAGAGGTAATTGCTAAACCTAAATCAAAAGTGACCAGGAAAAAGATTAAAGACCTGAAGTTGCCTCCTGATATTACTTTTGGTGCATTAATCAGGGATGGTGAACCAATTTTAGTTGAAGGTAATACACAAATAGAACCTAATGACCGTGTTGTGGTTTTCTTTCTGAACAGATCGATCAAAAGTATTGAAAACCTGTTTAACTAG
- the trhA gene encoding PAQR family membrane homeostasis protein TrhA: MSKEKFYTIREERANYLTHGFGLLMGIIATGILINKAMGSGDKWALWAYSLFGLGMIVCMAASTVYHFVQEPTKKQKLRHFDHASIYLLIAASYSPFTLILLLKEEPLWGWLLFSLVWLIAIIGISISFRQLKQNSNLKTTSYVFMGLVVLVAFKPLIDVANSKDCIEVIYWLIGGGVFYIIGALIYATAKKEFVHSIFHLFVLLGLASHIYAAWLIPL; this comes from the coding sequence ATGAGTAAAGAAAAATTCTATACAATCAGAGAAGAACGAGCCAATTACCTTACCCACGGATTTGGCTTGTTAATGGGCATAATAGCTACCGGAATCCTGATTAATAAAGCAATGGGGTCAGGAGACAAATGGGCATTATGGGCATACTCTTTATTTGGTCTAGGTATGATTGTCTGTATGGCTGCATCAACAGTATATCATTTTGTACAAGAGCCGACTAAAAAGCAGAAATTACGCCATTTTGACCATGCGTCAATATATTTACTGATTGCCGCCAGCTACTCACCCTTTACCCTGATATTATTACTCAAAGAAGAACCTCTATGGGGCTGGCTGCTCTTTTCACTTGTATGGCTAATTGCAATTATAGGTATCTCTATCAGTTTCAGGCAACTAAAACAAAACAGTAACCTGAAAACAACCTCATATGTATTTATGGGACTAGTAGTTCTCGTTGCATTTAAACCTCTGATAGATGTTGCTAACTCTAAAGATTGTATAGAGGTTATATACTGGTTAATTGGTGGAGGTGTTTTTTACATTATCGGTGCCCTCATTTATGCTACAGCCAAGAAAGAGTTTGTACACTCCATTTTTCATCTCTTCGTTTTACTGGGACTTGCAAGTCATATCTATGCAGCATGGTTAATCCCCCTTTAA
- a CDS encoding SusC/RagA family TonB-linked outer membrane protein, protein MEKKKNNWFKGILMSVFYLTAFSISAQTLNVSGTVSDDTGAEVIGATVIVVGDPSKGTVTDIDGNYTLNNVPANASLQFSFVGMVNQVIPVNGRTTINVVLVTDTEMLDEVVVTALGISREKKTLGYSLQELKGDMLLETRENNLANALSGKVTGLQVIRSSNGPAGSSKLVLRGYSSLTGDNQPLIVVDGIPVENFTGSSNNDYWNPSTDMGNGLGDINPEDIESMSVLKGASAAALYGSRAGNGVILITTKSGTKREGLGITVSSSVGFEQILTSPEMQNTFGQGADGIFDNRSNYSWGPKITGQNVTKWDGSSSTLQAFNNVDNFFNTGVNLNNNISFQQQINNISIYTSLTRTDDKSMIPGSDLSRTNLMTRSLAKLGSSQKWTIDTKVQYIQAKANNRPLSGHNNSNSFRTMYLLPVSMDIRDFSNPLNEFGSMVWYGGGQQVNPYWSELYNLNSDSRDRFIFHGSLRYDITDWLRAEVKGGADMYTNSTETKLYGGSPLSNTGRYSMGKNTFIETNYSSMIVAQKDNLFGKIGGMATLGGNLMKQEASGISGSSGELEVPNLFSLNNGQNNPSVGESYSSKKINSVYGMLQLNYDGYLFLEGTFRNDWSSSLSPENRSFFYPSVNTSWVITDMLNKMGTSNLRWLSYGKVRASYAMVGNDLPPYQLYNTYSIGKDPLGNTTAGLGSTLYDSSVKSELIKSVELGADFRFFNNRLGFDFTWYKSNATRQLINLPMDPLSGFTSKKINAGNIQNKGIELMVNGTIIEPVNQGFGWDVQLNYSKNKNTIEELYEDVDIYALGGFDNLQILANVGGEYGEIWGTTFSRVEDESSPYYGRKILTADGLPTGNTEKKKIGSQVPDALLGITNTFNYRGFALSFLVDGRFGGQMFSTTNQAMQFAGTAAVTAPGGERTDMVLDGVVPTGDGGYVENTKSITAQQYWNTVTSITGNLGIGEVNIYDATNIRLRTLQLSYNLPSKILANTAFQRVRLGFSANNLWLISSHMNGVDPESTFATGTNAVGFENTAPPTARTYLFNVTLAF, encoded by the coding sequence ATGGAAAAGAAAAAAAACAATTGGTTCAAGGGCATTTTGATGAGCGTATTCTATCTCACAGCTTTTTCAATTTCTGCTCAAACCTTAAATGTTAGTGGTACAGTTAGCGATGACACAGGAGCCGAAGTTATCGGTGCCACAGTAATTGTAGTTGGTGATCCATCCAAGGGTACAGTTACTGATATAGACGGTAATTACACATTGAATAATGTTCCTGCAAACGCCTCTCTTCAGTTCAGTTTTGTAGGAATGGTCAATCAGGTTATCCCTGTTAATGGGAGAACCACAATCAATGTTGTGCTTGTTACCGACACCGAAATGTTGGATGAAGTGGTTGTAACTGCACTCGGTATTTCAAGAGAAAAGAAAACATTAGGTTATTCACTACAAGAACTTAAGGGAGACATGCTGTTGGAAACTCGAGAAAACAATCTTGCCAATGCATTGTCAGGTAAAGTCACTGGTTTGCAAGTAATTCGTTCAAGTAATGGTCCTGCAGGGTCCTCAAAACTGGTACTACGTGGTTATAGTTCACTTACCGGTGACAACCAGCCACTTATTGTAGTTGATGGTATTCCTGTAGAAAACTTCACCGGTAGTAGTAATAACGACTACTGGAACCCTTCAACAGATATGGGTAACGGTCTCGGGGACATAAATCCTGAAGATATTGAGAGTATGTCTGTTTTGAAGGGAGCCTCCGCTGCTGCATTATATGGATCACGTGCAGGTAATGGTGTAATTTTAATTACAACAAAATCGGGAACAAAACGTGAAGGACTCGGAATTACAGTATCCTCATCTGTAGGATTCGAACAGATTCTGACTTCACCTGAAATGCAGAATACTTTTGGACAAGGTGCTGATGGTATTTTTGATAATCGCAGTAATTATAGCTGGGGTCCGAAAATCACCGGTCAAAATGTAACAAAATGGGATGGTTCATCATCCACATTACAAGCATTTAACAATGTAGATAATTTTTTTAATACAGGTGTAAATCTGAATAACAATATCTCATTTCAGCAACAAATTAATAATATTTCTATATACACCTCGCTTACACGTACAGACGACAAGAGTATGATTCCAGGATCAGATCTTTCACGTACCAACCTGATGACACGTTCACTGGCAAAATTAGGCAGCAGTCAGAAATGGACCATAGACACAAAGGTTCAATATATACAGGCTAAAGCTAATAACCGTCCATTATCAGGTCACAACAACTCCAACAGTTTCCGTACAATGTATCTGCTTCCGGTGTCAATGGATATCAGAGACTTTTCAAATCCATTAAATGAGTTCGGATCAATGGTATGGTATGGAGGTGGACAGCAGGTTAATCCTTATTGGTCTGAACTTTATAATCTTAACAGTGACTCAAGAGATAGGTTTATATTCCATGGCTCGTTACGTTATGATATAACCGACTGGTTAAGAGCTGAGGTTAAAGGTGGAGCAGATATGTACACCAATAGTACTGAAACAAAACTATACGGAGGTAGTCCGCTTAGCAATACCGGTCGCTACAGCATGGGTAAGAACACCTTTATCGAAACCAATTACAGCAGTATGATTGTTGCACAGAAAGATAATCTTTTCGGTAAAATTGGTGGTATGGCAACATTGGGTGGTAACCTCATGAAACAAGAAGCCAGTGGAATTTCGGGCAGTTCTGGAGAACTTGAAGTACCAAATTTATTTTCACTTAACAATGGTCAAAACAACCCATCTGTGGGTGAGTCGTACAGTTCAAAGAAGATAAATTCTGTATATGGAATGCTTCAGTTGAATTATGACGGATACCTATTTCTTGAAGGAACATTTCGTAACGACTGGTCATCTTCACTATCACCAGAAAACCGCTCATTCTTCTACCCTTCTGTAAACACTTCATGGGTAATTACCGATATGCTGAATAAGATGGGAACCAGTAATTTGAGATGGTTAAGTTACGGAAAAGTGAGAGCATCATATGCTATGGTGGGTAACGATTTACCTCCATATCAGCTTTATAACACCTACTCTATAGGTAAAGACCCATTAGGTAACACAACTGCAGGTTTAGGAAGCACATTATATGATAGCAGTGTTAAAAGTGAGTTAATCAAATCAGTAGAGTTGGGTGCAGATTTCCGCTTCTTCAACAACCGTCTTGGATTTGATTTCACATGGTACAAATCAAATGCTACTCGCCAGCTGATCAACTTACCTATGGACCCATTAAGTGGTTTTACAAGTAAGAAAATCAATGCAGGTAATATTCAAAACAAAGGTATTGAGTTAATGGTTAACGGAACAATAATAGAACCAGTTAATCAAGGATTTGGATGGGATGTTCAACTGAATTACTCTAAAAATAAGAATACCATTGAAGAGCTGTATGAAGATGTTGATATTTATGCACTTGGCGGTTTCGACAACCTTCAGATACTTGCAAATGTGGGAGGAGAGTATGGTGAAATATGGGGAACCACATTCAGCCGTGTAGAAGATGAATCCAGTCCTTACTATGGTAGAAAAATATTGACTGCCGATGGTCTGCCTACAGGAAATACAGAAAAGAAAAAGATTGGTTCACAAGTTCCAGATGCACTATTAGGTATCACCAACACATTTAACTATAGGGGATTCGCACTTAGCTTTCTTGTAGATGGTCGTTTCGGTGGACAGATGTTCTCAACAACAAATCAGGCTATGCAATTTGCCGGAACAGCTGCAGTTACAGCACCTGGAGGTGAACGCACCGATATGGTACTTGATGGTGTTGTACCTACTGGAGACGGTGGATATGTTGAAAACACAAAATCTATTACTGCACAGCAATATTGGAATACAGTGACTTCAATAACAGGCAACTTAGGTATTGGAGAGGTGAATATTTATGATGCAACCAACATTCGTCTACGCACACTTCAACTATCTTACAACCTGCCATCAAAGATATTGGCTAACACTGCTTTTCAGCGAGTAAGGCTTGGCTTTTCTGCCAATAACCTGTGGCTTATATCCAGCCATATGAACGGTGTGGATCCTGAATCAACATTTGCAACCGGTACAAATGCAGTAGGTTTTGAGAACACAGCTCCTCCAACTGCAAGAACTTACTTATTTAATGTTACTCTCGCTTTTTAA
- a CDS encoding TrkH family potassium uptake protein: MHRFNYRFVFSSIGLVLMIEALFMLFSALIGEYYNESAVRSIYISSIVTSLSGTFFMFLGRKKNKRSGNITKREVYITVTAVWLVLSVYGTLPYLLSGSIPSFTNAFFESMCGFTTTGSSTLFNIEAFPKSLHFWRSITQWIGGIGIVIFVLSFMTVFGSVSAHFYEVESIGIAEDLFRPRIKEVSKNIALTYVALTIIGFFFLWAGPMDAFDAACHTFSAISTGGFSTKQYSIASFNSPFTEYVITLLMFFGATNFLLISAIFSKFSFKMLKNEEFRWYVSLIMLFTIGITGALLATGQMSDIEETFRTVLFQVVAAITTTGYATVDFLAWGPFYWLLFLVLILFCGCEGSTSGGMKISRLVVLAKNSLLVFKRQVHPNALYMVKINNKVVSNDSISKVIAFVFLYIFVTIMSAVILSLTGMTFEESISVALSTISNYGFGLGSYGPSGTFESATVFAKYFLSFLMLVGRLEIFTVLSLFVPSFWKR, translated from the coding sequence ATGCACAGATTTAATTACCGGTTTGTTTTCAGCAGTATTGGACTTGTATTGATGATTGAAGCTTTATTCATGCTATTCTCCGCACTGATTGGTGAATATTACAATGAATCAGCTGTAAGAAGTATTTATATTTCATCAATTGTCACTTCTCTATCTGGTACATTTTTCATGTTTCTGGGAAGAAAGAAAAATAAAAGATCCGGTAATATCACCAAACGTGAAGTTTATATTACTGTCACAGCGGTATGGCTGGTGCTGTCTGTCTACGGTACTTTACCCTATCTGCTGAGCGGATCCATACCCTCCTTTACTAATGCCTTTTTTGAAAGTATGTGTGGATTCACTACAACAGGTAGTTCAACACTTTTCAATATTGAGGCATTTCCTAAATCACTACATTTCTGGCGTAGCATAACTCAATGGATAGGCGGTATAGGTATAGTTATCTTTGTATTATCATTTATGACCGTTTTCGGAAGTGTATCAGCTCATTTTTATGAAGTAGAGTCAATTGGTATCGCAGAAGATCTGTTTCGTCCAAGAATAAAGGAAGTATCTAAAAATATCGCTCTTACTTATGTTGCGCTTACAATTATTGGATTCTTTTTTTTATGGGCGGGCCCAATGGATGCTTTTGATGCTGCCTGCCATACCTTCTCTGCAATATCAACAGGAGGATTTTCAACAAAACAATACAGTATCGCATCATTCAACTCTCCTTTTACAGAATATGTTATTACTCTGTTAATGTTCTTTGGAGCAACAAACTTTCTTTTGATATCAGCAATTTTCTCGAAATTTTCATTTAAGATGCTAAAGAACGAAGAGTTTCGCTGGTATGTATCACTAATTATGCTTTTTACAATTGGTATAACAGGAGCATTACTTGCAACCGGTCAAATGTCAGATATTGAAGAGACCTTCAGAACAGTACTATTCCAGGTTGTTGCAGCCATAACAACTACTGGATATGCGACTGTGGATTTTCTGGCATGGGGACCATTTTACTGGCTGCTCTTTCTTGTTTTGATCCTTTTTTGCGGTTGTGAAGGATCAACTTCAGGAGGGATGAAGATTTCCCGACTTGTTGTCCTTGCTAAAAATTCACTATTGGTTTTTAAGCGGCAGGTACATCCCAACGCCCTCTATATGGTCAAAATTAACAATAAAGTAGTTTCAAATGATTCAATTTCAAAGGTTATAGCTTTTGTTTTCCTCTATATTTTTGTTACAATTATGAGTGCTGTAATATTAAGCCTCACCGGTATGACCTTTGAAGAGTCGATAAGCGTTGCACTCTCAACTATAAGCAACTATGGTTTTGGATTGGGATCATACGGTCCCAGTGGCACTTTTGAATCAGCCACAGTATTTGCCAAGTATTTCCTATCATTTCTAATGCTAGTTGGTCGTCTCGAGATATTTACTGTCCTCTCACTATTTGTTCCAAGTTTCTGGAAGCGATAA